The genome window ACGAGGTCGACGCCGGCGTCGGCGTAGATCCGGCCGCGTTCGAGGTGCTCCTCCCAGTCGCCGTTCGCGGAGCCGTACGCGTCGGTGCGGGCGATGATGACGGTGTCCTCGCTCTGCTTGGCGTCGACGGCGGCCTCGAAGCGCGAGCGGGCCTGCTCCCGGGAGACGATCTGCTTGCCGGCGATGTGGCCGCAGCGCTTCGGCGAGGTCTGGTCCTCGATGTGGATCGCGGCGACGCCGGCCTTCTCGTACTCGCGGACCGCGCGCCGGACGTTGTGGACCCCGCCGTATCCGGTGTCGCAGTCGGCGATGACCGGGAGGTTCGTCGCCTCGACCATGCGCTTGGCGTTCTCGACCATCTCCGACATCGTGACCATCTCTAAGTCGGGGAAGCCGAACTGGCCGAGGACGGTCGAGTAGCCGCTCATGTAGGCCGCGTCGAGCCCGGCCATCTCCGCGAGGCGGGCGTCGAGCGCGTGGTAGATCCCGGGCGCGAACGTGTACTCCTGCTCCTCGAACAGCTCGCGGAGCTTCCGGCCGGCCGGGTTGTCGATATCTCTGTCGAAGACGTCGTCGTCGAGTTCGTTGGGATTCATCGGATTACTGCGTGGAGTCGTCGGCTGCGGTGCGGTTCGACGCGGCGCGGCGGCCGTCGGCGCGGCGCTCGTCGGTGGAGCGTCGGTCGGCGCGGCGCTCGTCGGCGGGACGGCTGTCGGCGCGGCGTCCGCCGTCCGTGCGCGCGGCGGACGCGAACGTCGTGGAATCCGGTCGCGGGCCGTCGCCAGTCCCCGCCATGGGGACGGGGCGGCGCGTCGCGTTCGCCGTCATCGCGATCCCCCGTCCGTCCGCGTCCGCGAGGCGGGACGCAGGTCGGGGACGAGCGGCGCGTCGCGCTCGCCGTCCGTCGGCGGGCGGGTCGGCCGGCGGGTGTCGGTCGCCGTCGGCTGCGGGGTGTCGGTCGGCTGCCGGGTGTCGGTCGGCGGCGAGCCGGCCGTTCGCGTCCCCGTCGCTCGCCGGGTCGT of Halorubrum trapanicum contains these proteins:
- the aceA gene encoding isocitrate lyase produces the protein MNPNELDDDVFDRDIDNPAGRKLRELFEEQEYTFAPGIYHALDARLAEMAGLDAAYMSGYSTVLGQFGFPDLEMVTMSEMVENAKRMVEATNLPVIADCDTGYGGVHNVRRAVREYEKAGVAAIHIEDQTSPKRCGHIAGKQIVSREQARSRFEAAVDAKQSEDTVIIARTDAYGSANGDWEEHLERGRIYADAGVDLVWPEMPDPSREDAVEYAETIHETHPDLDLAFNYSSSFEWGAEEDPLTFEELGDLGYQYIFITLYGLHSGAHAAYEDFENIAENDEEAQFDLEERYIGHETESHHELSFVPRYQEVEAEFDPEARKRQEESAGFTEDENDPITASEGGDD